The genomic stretch CAGGCGCGCGGCCTGGCCGAGGTCGCGAAGACCACTTCGGGCGTCGACACGATGGCGCTGGACGCTGCCTCTGAAGACGCGCCGCGGAAGGTCTTCCGCAAGGCGAGGCCCGACCTGCTGGTGATCTGCGGCGGCGCCACTCCTCCGGTCCGGCCGATACCCGAGCTCACCTGGGCCGAGTTCGGCGTGAACTGGGAGGTCGACGCCAAGATGGCCTTCCTGTTCTGCCGCGAGGCATTACGGGCGCCGCTCGCGCCGGGCTCGGTCGTGGTGATTATTTCGAGCGGTGCCGGCCTCGGCGGGTCGCCGATTTCCGGCGGCTACGCCGGCGCCAAGCGCATGCAGATGTTCATCGCCAAGTACTGCCAGGCCGAATCCGGCCGCCTCGAGCTCGGCATCCGTTTCGTCGCGCTTGTGCCGTCCCGCGTGATGCCGGAGACGGACCTCGGGCAGGCCGCAGTGAACGGCTATGCCAAATACCTCAGTGTTACGGCGGAAAAGTTCATCGAGAACATGGGCCCGCGACAGTCGCCCGCGGATGTCGCTAAGGCGGTCCTCGACATCGCAATGAAGCCACCGGCGGAGCCGGGATCGATTTTCACCATTTCGGCCGATGGCGTCGCGGCGGCGAGCTGAAAATGCCAAGATGGACGAGCTGCGCAGTCGGAGAGTCGAGGGTGTCGCCATGAAAGACAAGGAACTCGTGAGCTCTGTGGGCGACACTCTACCCAGTCGCGCCGACTTCGCTAGGGCGGCCGAGTTGCATCGCCGCGCGCTCAAGCTGCACTGCTATCGCATGCTTGGGTCTCTGCACGAGGCTGAGGACGCGGTCCAGGAAACCATGCTACGGGCCTGGCGGGGTTTCGACGACTTCGAGGCGCGCGCGTCGATTAAGAACTGGCTGTACCGGATTGCAACCAACGTGTCCCTGAACATGATTGCGAGCCGTTCGAGGCGCGGCCGGTTGATGCCCGATCAGCTGGATGGGCCGGCGACCCAGAGGCCGCAAGGGCGCCCGGATACCGGGACCCTGTGGATCGAGCCCTATCCCGACGCCGAGCTGGAAACACTCCCCGATACTGCCGCAGGGCCGGACGCCCGCTACGAGCTACGTGAGTCTGTCCGGCTCGCGTTCGTCGCGGCGATCCAGCAACTGCCCCCGCGCCAGCGGGCCGTGCTGTTGATGGCCGACGTCATGGGCTGGTCTGCGATCGACGTCGCCTCCATGCTCGATGCTTCGGTGGCGTCCGTGAACAGCGCCCTGCAGCGCGCGCGGGCCAAGCTGGCCACGCTCGACCGCGACGTTCGACAGGCCCCGATGACAGATGAACATCAGCGGAGCTTGCTCGAGCGCTACGTGCAGGCCTGGGAGAGCGAGGATTTGGAACGATTCGTGGCGCTTCTGAAGGAAGACGCCGTTTATGCGATGCCTCCCTGGCGAGAATGGTATCAGGGTCGCGGCTCTATCGGCGACTTCTTTGGGGCCGTCTGGCCGGCGTACCGGGGTTTTCGGCTTGTGCCGGTCGGCGCAAACCTGCAGCCGGCCTTCGCCCTCTACACCCTCGGCGCCGAGGGGCGCTGGAACGCGCACTCGATCCAGCTCCTGTCGTTGGACAAGGACGGGATCGCGGCGCTGACGATGTTCATGCAGCCGCTCGCCCAGAGGCTCCTTCCGGCGTTCCAGCTGCCGATGGTCCTGGAGGCCTGATGCGCCCGTCGCCCCAAGGAGAAACGACATGCCGAAGATCACCGAAGGCGTCCATCAGGTCGACGGGATCCTCCCCGAGCGCCAGTCCGCCATGGGCTCTAACCCAGGGAGAACAACCGCGATGCCGGCGCAGACCCCTGTCGAAATCTTCGGCACCCCGTTCAGCAACTTCGTGCGCGCTGTGCGCACGGCCATCGCGGAGAAGGGCCTTCCCTGCGACTATTACCCGGTCCGGCCTCATCCGTCTTAGCTGGGAGACGGTCTCGCCCTGTGGATTGGTCCCAGGGAGTCACGGACGAAGTCGTTCTGCACTGTTTCGCTGAGGAAACTTAAAAAGGACAAGTTAAATGCTGACAATTGGAGCCCTGCTAACCGAAGAGACGGGAAAGCTTACAGTCCGGCGCGTTCTGTCGGTCGAAACTGGATCGGCGAAAGTTGAGACGACGTACGAAACTGCTGGGTCATTTCGCGACGTTCACTATACCGATCTTGGAAGCCTCATATCTGTTATCCGCCCCGACGGTACGCTGTACGGAGAGTGGAAAGGCGGGTTGCGGACTGATGCAAATGATACGGCCGTCTACCGTGGAATTACCGGCGGCACGTATATCGAAAAATCCAAGCACTCGCGCATCTATCGAGGTGCCCTCACGTTCGAAAACGCCGGTGGGGCGCTAAGCGAACTGAATAGTGTGCTTGCCGTATTCGAAATGGAAATCGACGATGCCGGCAAGGTGAGTTACCGCACCTGGAATCTCGAGTAGTCGAAAACGATCTGACCGAACACCGACCATCGATGAGTATTGAAAGATATACCGTTGGCATTGTTCTTTAGAAGTTACCGAGGAGACCTGTATGTCCGCCCTACCAATCAATCCGAACGAAATCGCCTTCCTCTTAATTGATTTTCAAGAAGGCATCACCGAGCTGTCAAGAACGGTGGAGCAAGCCAGTCTGCGAGCTGCGGCCATATCGTTGGCGAAGCTTGCGCGTGTGTTCGGTGTGCCGACTATTGTCAGCACCGCGATGTTGGAGGGACCGACGCTCGTAACTCCGGAAATTGAAAATGCGCTAGGTAACTTAGGTCTTTCGGCGCCCGCGCGAACAACCTCAAACGCGTTCACGCACATTCCGACAACCGACAAAATCGCCAGCCTCGGACGCAAAACGTTGCTCGTCGCTGGCGTGCTCACAGAAGTGGCGGTCCAGCACTCTGCACTGTCGGGTGCCGAACGGGGCTATGACGTGCAGGTGGTTGTCGATGCCTGCGGCGGTCTTTCTCCCCGGACCGAAGAGGCTGCGTTTCTTCGTCTTACCCAATCTGGCGTCACACTTACGTCGTGTGCCTCAGTCGCAGGACAACTAATGGGGGATCTCATACAGAGTCCCACTGCAGGAGAAGCGATAAAAATTCTGTTCGAGATCTGTCAGATTGGGCAGTCCGCTGGACGCCGGACTCGCTGATCCAACTGGTGAGTGTCGTGGGTTGGTGCAAGTCCACAACACCCTCGCTGAGGCCATAAAGCCGCATTGAGCCTCACGGTGCTGGAGGCGCGGCTGAACGGCCGCGACTATCTGGCGGCGAACCGCTTCACCTTCGCCGACGCGTTGCTGCTCGCCACACTGAATCCAGCACTCCGCCGACCGGAAGCGGCCGAGATCGTCGCCGAAGCGCCCGCGGTCCGCCGGTACTTTGCGCTGCATTCCCAACGGCGGAGTTTCGTCGAGACCGCGCCGGCCTCCTGAGGGCTTGCACGCCACTGTCCTGGCCGAGGGGCCACAATCCCCCAGACGGACGCGAATTAGCTCATCTTGGCCTGACGAAAATATTCTCGCCCGTTGCCGATGAGTATGTCCCGGTCCGCCTGTCTACACGAGTGACGCGGCCTCTAATCCAACTGATCGCGTCATTGAACAAAGGAGGGTCACATGAAGATCGGGATCATCGGAGCGAGCGGGAATATTGGGTCGCGGATACACGCCGAGGCGACCACCCGCCGGCATGACGTCACAGCCTTCACGCGGAGCGGCGCGGTGGCGAAAGGCGCGATGTGGCGCGACCTCGATGTCTTCGACCTCGAGGCGCTGGGCGCGGTCGTGGCATCGGTCGACGTCGTGGTCAGCGCCTATCATCCGGGCAATTCGGCCCGGGACGTCGGCGACGCCCTCCAGCGGGCGATCGCCGATCCGACCGCATATGCGCGGGTCGCTCAGAACTTAGTCAGAGCGCTGGAGCGCCGGATCGCCACGCGCGCGATAGTGGTCGGCGGCGCAGCGAACCTTGAGATCGCGCCGGGCGTGACCACCGACGACGACGACGACCGGCTGCGCCAAGTGTTCCGAAGCATCGGGGTTCCGGAGGCCTATGCCGAGGCGGCCAAGGGGCACCGCGATGCGCTAAACGTCCTGCGCGTG from Paraburkholderia sp. IMGN_8 encodes the following:
- a CDS encoding glutathione binding-like protein codes for the protein MSLTVLEARLNGRDYLAANRFTFADALLLATLNPALRRPEAAEIVAEAPAVRRYFALHSQRRSFVETAPAS
- a CDS encoding NAD(P)H-binding protein translates to MKIGIIGASGNIGSRIHAEATTRRHDVTAFTRSGAVAKGAMWRDLDVFDLEALGAVVASVDVVVSAYHPGNSARDVGDALQRAIADPTAYARVAQNLVRALERRIATRAIVVGGAANLEIAPGVTTDDDDDRLRQVFRSIGVPEAYAEAAKGHRDALNVLRVSNRRWTCASPSAEVYAGDRTGRFRIGGDQLLIDDAGRSHISYEDFAFAILDEIEEPRHVQRRFTAGY
- a CDS encoding sigma-70 family RNA polymerase sigma factor encodes the protein MKDKELVSSVGDTLPSRADFARAAELHRRALKLHCYRMLGSLHEAEDAVQETMLRAWRGFDDFEARASIKNWLYRIATNVSLNMIASRSRRGRLMPDQLDGPATQRPQGRPDTGTLWIEPYPDAELETLPDTAAGPDARYELRESVRLAFVAAIQQLPPRQRAVLLMADVMGWSAIDVASMLDASVASVNSALQRARAKLATLDRDVRQAPMTDEHQRSLLERYVQAWESEDLERFVALLKEDAVYAMPPWREWYQGRGSIGDFFGAVWPAYRGFRLVPVGANLQPAFALYTLGAEGRWNAHSIQLLSLDKDGIAALTMFMQPLAQRLLPAFQLPMVLEA
- a CDS encoding isochorismatase family protein, whose product is MSALPINPNEIAFLLIDFQEGITELSRTVEQASLRAAAISLAKLARVFGVPTIVSTAMLEGPTLVTPEIENALGNLGLSAPARTTSNAFTHIPTTDKIASLGRKTLLVAGVLTEVAVQHSALSGAERGYDVQVVVDACGGLSPRTEEAAFLRLTQSGVTLTSCASVAGQLMGDLIQSPTAGEAIKILFEICQIGQSAGRRTR
- a CDS encoding SDR family oxidoreductase, which codes for MSQENGLLRGKRVVVLGASRGVGREIVQRASAEGAKVLAVARQARGLAEVAKTTSGVDTMALDAASEDAPRKVFRKARPDLLVICGGATPPVRPIPELTWAEFGVNWEVDAKMAFLFCREALRAPLAPGSVVVIISSGAGLGGSPISGGYAGAKRMQMFIAKYCQAESGRLELGIRFVALVPSRVMPETDLGQAAVNGYAKYLSVTAEKFIENMGPRQSPADVAKAVLDIAMKPPAEPGSIFTISADGVAAAS